The nucleotide sequence GATCACGTCGTCGGGGACGAGCTCGGCACCGAAGCGCTCGGCCTGGGCGCGCATGTTGTCCATGAGGTCCGGGCCCATGATGCCGTCACGGAAGCCGGGGAAGTTCTCGACCTCGGTCGTGTTCATCAGGGCGCCACCGGCGGTGACGGCACCTTCGAAGACCAGGGGGTTCAGCGACGCTCGGGCGGTGTAGAGCGCAGCGGTGTAACCCGCGGGCCCGGAGCCGATGATGATCACGTTACGGACGTCGCTCACGGGTTTCTTCCTCGTCTCTGCAGACTGCCACTGCCTACGGGGGCGCTTGTCTCGGTCACTCTCACCCCACCCAACGGATCCTAAGGGGCGTACATTCCCGAGACCGCCTTGCGGCACCCATGCCGGACGGGACGCGAGGTCAGGAGCGTGGGTAGGTCTCGCTGAAGAGAACATCGGCGGCGGGGGTTCCGTTGCCGGCGCTCCGGTTCGCGCAGGAGGCGTCGAGCACATAGGCCTGGACCCGGGCGCTGTCCGCGGGGTCGGTGAGGACCAGGAGATAGGCGGGCGTGCCCTGGTACTCGCCCCGTTCGTGGCCGAGGACCGCGTCGGTCCGGCCGGTGCCGGCCAGGACACAGCCGGGGACAGTGGTGTCCCTGTTCCGCGCGGAGGGAGGGGTGCTCGCCTCCGCGGACATCGACTCGGGGCCGATGCCCTGGGGTGTCGTGACAGCGCCGCCGTCGGCCAGGAGCGCGTGCACCCGGTCCTCGACCGGAGCGCCCGAGAAGGGGCTGAGGACCGCTGCGGCGGCCGAATCGGCCTTCTTGGTGTCGGCGGCCTCGCCACCGGCGGTGACGTTGCCAGCCTGGCTGAGGTACAAGCTCGTGCCGAGGATCACGGCGCCGAAAGCGGCGCCCAGTGTCGAGAACAGGGCGATCCGCCGACGGCGGGGCCGCTTGGTGCGGCCGGGACCGGTGGCGGCGCCGGAGCGGCCCTCGGGGCGGTCGGCGACGGGGCGGGGAGCGACGGAGGGAACCGTCTCCGACGGGGTACGCGATGTTTCACGTGAAACAGCGCCGTCGTCCTCCGGGGTGGTCGCATGGAGAAGCGCCTCGGCGGCGAGGGCGGCATCGATCCGGCCGGCGATCTCGGCGGGCATCCGGGGCGGCCCCGGCAAGGTGCCGAGCAGACCGCGGATCTCCTCCAGCGAGGTCCGTACGTCCGCACAGAGAGGGCAGCCGTCCACGTGCCGCCGCACCGCCGCGGAACGGGTCGGTGAGAGGAGCCCCTCGGCCAGGTCGGAGATCTCCGAGACGTCCGGGTGCTGTGTGGTGTCGGCCCTGCCGGCCGTGGAAGTCACGTGCGCCCACCTCCGCCCTTCACAGCAGCTGGATCAGTCGGTCCGGTGTCCGTCGGCCCCGGCACCGGTGGGACGGATGCCCCCGGCGTCCGGTTCCTTCCCCCATCGGGGGCTTCGTTACCCACGGTGTCGGCGCGCAGATGAGTGACCATCGGAAGCAGCCGTGCGCGCCCGCGCGCGCAGCGGCTCTTCACGGTGCCGGTGGGGACGCCGAGGATACGGGCCGCCTCCGCGACCGGGTATCCCTGCATGTCGACCAGGACGAGCGCGGTGCGCTGGTCGGCGGGGATGGACGCGAGCGCGGCGAGGACCTGCCGGTGGAGGTCCTGACGCTCCACGGGCGCTTCGGCGGACTCGTGGGGATCGAGGAGCTGCTCCAGGCGGTCGGTGTCGTCGACGGGAGAGGTCCTGCGGGAGGCCGCCTTGCGTGCACGGTCGAGACAGGCGTTCACCGTGATGCGGTGGAGCCAGGTCGTGACGGCCGACTGGCCACGGAAGGTGTGGGCGGCCCGGAAGGCCGAGAGCAGGGCGTCCTGGACGGCGTCGGCGGCCTCCTCGCGGTCCCCCAGCGTGCGCAGGGCCACCGCCCACAGGCGGTCGCGGTGTCGCCGTACGAGCTCACCGAAGGCGTCGGGGTCCCCGGCGACATGGCGCGCCAGAAGATCCTGGTCCGTCGCCGTCCGGGGATCGTCAGCCGCTGGTGCCACGGTTCCCCTCCTCGCTCGGCAGCCGTGCACGCATTCAATCCGGTCCGTGCCCGGAAGTAAATGAGCGCCGAGCTGGGCTCGGCGCTCATCGGTGGACATGATCGGCGGCTAAGGGGCGGTCCCCTGGAAGGACAGGTTGGTGATGGCCTGCTTGTAGCCGGATCCGAAGTACTGGTCGCCACCGGAGTGCGGCACGGAGGTCATCCAGAGCAGCACGTAGCGGGTCTTGACCGGTGTCTTGGTCTCCAGCTTCGCCGTCGAATCCGAGGTCTCCACGTCGGCGATCTTCTTCATGGAGTCCGGGGTGCCGGAGGGCGACAGCGAGTCGGCCGCGTACAGGCTGATCGCGGTGCTCGGACCGCCGTAGCGGAGCGCTATGGAGGCGGAGGAGACGTTCTGCTCGCTCCCGAGGTCGTAGACGATCCCGACGCCCTGCTTGTACGGCGCCAGGACGGGGCCGGCGCGGAAGGTCTTGGTACGCCAGTACGAGGAGCTGTCGCCGTCGTAGGTGTTGCCGACGCCGTCGGAGTTCTGCGGCAGCCCGTCGGGCGCGTACTCCTCGGCCGACCGGATCGAGAGCGGCTTGGGCGGCTCGGGCTTCTCGTCGTCGACCGTCGGGGACGTGCTCGGGGGCTTGGGCGTGCTGTCCTGGCCGAGCAGCCGGTCGGCGATCTGCCAGCTGCCGAGTCCCAGGGCGGCGATCAGCAGGGCCGAGACGGCCCACTTCAACGCCTTGCCGGTACGGCTCTGCAGCGGGGGCGGCGGGACGACCACGGGCTGGGTGACCACGGGGCGGGCCTGAGGGCGCCCGTACGTGCCCTGCTGATAGGTCGTGCGCTGGTACTCGGGCGGGGCGGTGAACTCGGGCTCCGGCGGCTTCACACGGGGCATCGCCGCCACGGCCTTGGCCAGCTCGTCCGGAGTGGTGCAGGGCGGCTCCTGCCGCGAGGCGGTGGCCCCGTCGTTGGCCAGGGCGCGCATGGCGATCTCGGAGAGGCCCCGGTGGACCCCGGCGCGGACCTGGTCGGGCGGAAGCAGCCCGACCCCCTTGGGCAGCCCGGAGAGCCCGTGGGCGTCGCTGTCGTACGGCCAGCGCTGGGTGAGCGCCGCGTACAGGAGGGCGCCGATGGCCTCCGTGTCGGTGCGCTGGGGCCGTTCGGCGGTGATGCCGCGCAGGGCGGCGTTCACGGCGAGCCCGCGGATCCGGTACTGGCCGGTGGAGCTGCGCAGGACGGCGCTCGGCGTGAGCCGGAGGTGGGCGAGGCCTTCGCGGTGCGCGGCGGCCATGGCCTGGGAGACCTGGCTGACGAGCTGGTAGGCGTCGTGGGGCTCCAGCGGGCCGGCCGCGAGCAGCGTGGTCAGTTCGGTGGAGTCGGGCAGCCACTCGTGCACGACGTACACGAGGTCGTTCTCCTCGACGGCGTCGAGGACCTGGACGAAACGCGGATCGCCGAGCAGGGCCGAGGAGCGGGCCGCGGCGAGGACCGAGCGGGCCCTGGGGTGGTCGGCGGGCAGCAGATGGACCCCGACGGCACGCCGCAGTTTCTCGTCGACGGCACGCCAGCTGCTGAAGCCGTCCAGACGGGTGACGCACTCCTCCAGCCGGTAGCGTCTGGCCAGCTTGTGGCCGCTGTGCAGCTCGGGAGCCGTGATCGAGGGCTGTTCGCCGCTCTGTCGTTCGACCGCCTTCTTCTCCGTGGCCTCGGCGGAGTTCTCCGCCGTCTTCTGCTTGTCCGCCACCCCGTCGGTCGCGGCCGTGTCCGCCTTGGCGGTCAGCGGGTCGTCACCGCTGTTGTCGGCCACGTCGACGGCAGCCGTGCTACGTTCCGCCACCGTCGTTCCTGCCTCCCCATCCGTTGCGCCACATCCAACAGCCAAGCCAATTGTGCCCACAGTCGGACGCTATGCACGACACGCGGTTCCCCCCGATGGTTGCGCGGGATCCGCCGGTTCAGCGTCCCAGGCGTCCGCGCACCATCCCGACCAGGGTGTTCAGCTCCGCGATCCGCATGCGCTTGGCCGCGACGAAGAAGACACCGAGGAGCACCGCTCCGCCGACGAGCAGGGCGACGAGCGAGCCCAACGCGCCCTCGCCGAGCAGCTTCAGCAGGCCGAAGCCGACGGCGCCGGCGACGATCGCGGCGGGCACCGAGGCCATGCAGAGACGGGCGTAGGTGCGCAGTACCTGGGTGCCGTCCAGGTCGCCTCCGAGGCGCTTGCTGAGGCGGCGCCAGGCGATGCCGACGCCGACGGCGTAGGCGAGCCCGTACGAGGCCGCCATGCCGACGACGGCCCAGCGGGCCGGCAGGACCACGTAACAGACGGCCGAGGCGGCCGCGTTGACGGCCGCGACGATGACCGTGTTGTAGAAGGGCGTCCGGGTGTCCTCGTAGGCGTAGAAGCCACGGAGCACGACGTACTGGACGGAGTAGGGGATCAGGCCGAGGCCGAAGGCCATCAGGATGAAGCCCATGCCCTGCGCGGCCTGGATACCGCTGGATGCGTACAGCAGGGTGCACATCGGGACGCCGAGTGCCAGGAAGGCGAAGGAGACCGGGACGATCGCGACGGCCGAGTTGCGCAGGCCCTGCGAGATGTCGTCGCGGACGGCACCGGGGTCGTCGTCGTGGGCGGCCCGGGAGATCCGCGGCAGCAGGGCGGCCATGACGGAGACCGTGATGATGGCCTGCGGCATGCCCCAGATCAGCTGGGCGTTCGAGTAGGCGAGGAAGCCGGCGCCGCTCTGGCCGGACTCCTCACCGGCCGCGGTGGCGAGCTGGGTGACGACCAGGACGCCCGCCTGGTTGGCGAGGACGAAGAGCACCGTCCACTTGGCGAGCTTGACCGTCTTGCCGAGTCCGTGGCCCTTCCAGTCGAAGCGGGGCCGGAAGCGGAAGCCCGTCTCGCGCAGGTACGGGATCATGGCCAGGGCCTGGACGACGAGTCCGAGGAGGGTGCCGATGCCGAGCAGGCGGATGCCGTCGTCCGGGATGGTCTGCACACCCATGTGGGACTCGGCGGAGGTGCCGTAGACCCAGATGAACAGGCCGAAGGTGACGATCATGACGATGTTGTTGAGGACCGGGGTCCACATCATCGCGCCGAACTTGCCGCGCGCGTTGAGGATCTGACCCATCACCACGTGCACGCCCATGAAGAAGATCGTGGGCAGGCAGTAGCGGGCGAAGGTCACGGCCACGCTGTTGGCGGCCGCGTCGTCGGCGATGGTGTTCGACATCAGCCGGATCAGCAGCGGCGCCGCGAAGACGGCGAGGACCACGATCGCGCCGAGCGCCACCATGACCAGGGTGAGCAGGCGGTTGGCGTAGGCCTCGCCGCCGTCCTCGTCGTTCTTCATCGAGCGGACGAGCTGCGGGACGAAGACCGAGTTGAGGCCGCCGCCGACGGTGAGGATGTAGATCATCGTCGGCAGGGTGTAGGCGATGGTGAAGGTGTCACCCAGCAGGGCGGCCCCCAGCGCGCCGGTGATGACGAGGCTGCGGACGAAGCCGGTGAGCCGGGAGACCAGGGTGCCGGCGG is from Streptomyces venezuelae ATCC 10712 and encodes:
- a CDS encoding zf-HC2 domain-containing protein codes for the protein MTSTAGRADTTQHPDVSEISDLAEGLLSPTRSAAVRRHVDGCPLCADVRTSLEEIRGLLGTLPGPPRMPAEIAGRIDAALAAEALLHATTPEDDGAVSRETSRTPSETVPSVAPRPVADRPEGRSGAATGPGRTKRPRRRRIALFSTLGAAFGAVILGTSLYLSQAGNVTAGGEAADTKKADSAAAAVLSPFSGAPVEDRVHALLADGGAVTTPQGIGPESMSAEASTPPSARNRDTTVPGCVLAGTGRTDAVLGHERGEYQGTPAYLLVLTDPADSARVQAYVLDASCANRSAGNGTPAADVLFSETYPRS
- the sigM gene encoding RNA polymerase sigma factor SigM, with product MAPAADDPRTATDQDLLARHVAGDPDAFGELVRRHRDRLWAVALRTLGDREEAADAVQDALLSAFRAAHTFRGQSAVTTWLHRITVNACLDRARKAASRRTSPVDDTDRLEQLLDPHESAEAPVERQDLHRQVLAALASIPADQRTALVLVDMQGYPVAEAARILGVPTGTVKSRCARGRARLLPMVTHLRADTVGNEAPDGGRNRTPGASVPPVPGPTDTGPTDPAAVKGGGGRT
- a CDS encoding protein kinase family protein, with amino-acid sequence MAERSTAAVDVADNSGDDPLTAKADTAATDGVADKQKTAENSAEATEKKAVERQSGEQPSITAPELHSGHKLARRYRLEECVTRLDGFSSWRAVDEKLRRAVGVHLLPADHPRARSVLAAARSSALLGDPRFVQVLDAVEENDLVYVVHEWLPDSTELTTLLAAGPLEPHDAYQLVSQVSQAMAAAHREGLAHLRLTPSAVLRSSTGQYRIRGLAVNAALRGITAERPQRTDTEAIGALLYAALTQRWPYDSDAHGLSGLPKGVGLLPPDQVRAGVHRGLSEIAMRALANDGATASRQEPPCTTPDELAKAVAAMPRVKPPEPEFTAPPEYQRTTYQQGTYGRPQARPVVTQPVVVPPPPLQSRTGKALKWAVSALLIAALGLGSWQIADRLLGQDSTPKPPSTSPTVDDEKPEPPKPLSIRSAEEYAPDGLPQNSDGVGNTYDGDSSSYWRTKTFRAGPVLAPYKQGVGIVYDLGSEQNVSSASIALRYGGPSTAISLYAADSLSPSGTPDSMKKIADVETSDSTAKLETKTPVKTRYVLLWMTSVPHSGGDQYFGSGYKQAITNLSFQGTAP
- the murJ gene encoding murein biosynthesis integral membrane protein MurJ; amino-acid sequence: MNAPYDGDRGQGAGGTEPSGGTPAAPPGTGYPPVPPPQQGAPGPQGHAPYAQAPYAQDPYAQDAATQNPYAQDPYVQDAFAHDPYRAQDLSAQDPVTEALYDRAAHPPPPPGTYQEPQPLYQQPAAPPHAPDPRVWAQTPAPEPDGPSRHLPYGDDPRTVQFTGVDDLVTRAGEEEPETDAFAHLYRDQQTPGQVPPPAPEPDPMPAPAPKKTGRASGLLKSSAVMAAGTLVSRLTGFVRSLVITGALGAALLGDTFTIAYTLPTMIYILTVGGGLNSVFVPQLVRSMKNDEDGGEAYANRLLTLVMVALGAIVVLAVFAAPLLIRLMSNTIADDAAANSVAVTFARYCLPTIFFMGVHVVMGQILNARGKFGAMMWTPVLNNIVMIVTFGLFIWVYGTSAESHMGVQTIPDDGIRLLGIGTLLGLVVQALAMIPYLRETGFRFRPRFDWKGHGLGKTVKLAKWTVLFVLANQAGVLVVTQLATAAGEESGQSGAGFLAYSNAQLIWGMPQAIITVSVMAALLPRISRAAHDDDPGAVRDDISQGLRNSAVAIVPVSFAFLALGVPMCTLLYASSGIQAAQGMGFILMAFGLGLIPYSVQYVVLRGFYAYEDTRTPFYNTVIVAAVNAAASAVCYVVLPARWAVVGMAASYGLAYAVGVGIAWRRLSKRLGGDLDGTQVLRTYARLCMASVPAAIVAGAVGFGLLKLLGEGALGSLVALLVGGAVLLGVFFVAAKRMRIAELNTLVGMVRGRLGR